In the genome of Fulvivirga maritima, one region contains:
- a CDS encoding CDP-alcohol phosphatidyltransferase family protein translates to MNVYEYRTIGNSFLTPAIEKIMARPIAKLVGAKINPNIISGVGHLAVYVALWLSFFKVLDTPYTLIVIAVLIAFQTLGDKVDGAVARHFDKSSPLGEFMDHFFELFNQGALLMIFYNLFTIQQPLIFIILMVALCIRNMVKYYEQYKTNMLVYSKVGFMEIKVLAVFILLLSTVPSVHQFINSPGFSVSLIEVLSIMLIIGNVMGTVVNIGRIPQITYGMWLFVGLFVIVAVINVLLNNDIAALFVILTYGVLYVGRLLSTQLVDGIERSPDFFLPLFLIIQYFLRFIDNTNALHLMAIYLCVNIILLTTKTFGALGKPKEEQASK, encoded by the coding sequence ATGAACGTGTACGAATATAGAACCATAGGAAACTCCTTTTTGACTCCTGCTATAGAAAAGATTATGGCTAGGCCAATAGCCAAACTAGTTGGGGCAAAGATTAACCCCAATATTATTTCCGGAGTAGGACATTTGGCGGTTTATGTGGCACTCTGGCTTTCATTCTTTAAAGTATTAGACACTCCATATACCTTGATAGTCATTGCTGTGCTCATCGCTTTTCAGACTTTGGGTGATAAGGTAGATGGCGCAGTAGCTCGTCATTTCGATAAATCATCTCCTTTGGGTGAGTTTATGGATCACTTCTTTGAATTGTTCAATCAAGGAGCACTGCTTATGATCTTTTATAACTTGTTTACCATACAGCAGCCTTTGATTTTCATAATATTAATGGTGGCGCTTTGTATTAGAAATATGGTGAAATATTATGAACAGTATAAAACCAATATGTTAGTGTATAGCAAAGTGGGTTTTATGGAAATCAAGGTTTTAGCGGTATTCATTCTTTTATTATCTACAGTGCCTTCTGTTCATCAATTTATTAATTCACCTGGTTTTTCTGTATCACTTATAGAAGTGCTTAGCATTATGCTTATCATTGGTAATGTGATGGGAACGGTAGTAAATATTGGCCGCATACCTCAGATTACTTATGGCATGTGGCTGTTTGTAGGCTTATTTGTAATAGTGGCCGTGATCAATGTTTTGTTAAATAATGATATAGCTGCTTTATTCGTCATATTAACCTATGGTGTGCTTTACGTAGGCAGGTTGCTTTCTACTCAGCTGGTAGATGGTATAGAGAGAAGCCCTGATTTCTTTCTGCCTTTGTTTCTCATTATTCAATATTTTCTTCGTTTTATTGATAATACCAATGCCTTACATTTAATGGCCATTTATTTATGTGTAAACATAATTTTATTGACCACAAAAACCTTTGGAGCTTTAGGTAAGCCCAAGGAGGAACAGGCTAGTAAATAA
- a CDS encoding S8 family peptidase, producing the protein MLPITAFCQQPDSGKWEMYVNKYASKKTSSLNKKAENSSTKGYFLIHYKETQKDELLKNNRTQLIRQLDNSTAIFYSDNIKMNSNLPLCVPANNKWKYPYDFTQPTGALPKYFSVKVRDFELCKKIWSNDKNIEIITTYKQTNTFILSFNLSIAKEYFLDNDQITFISPTKPYPTEETSVFDLNLSVNKINYLHHNYPSINGDNINISIKEQAIDDNDLDIKGRLMNSIDASSSTHANEMATIAAGAGNTAPNNKGVAWGSLIYSSSYLNVFPDETSFFANNDIYLQNHSYGTSTENFYGSHAEAYDQFSQDHPNILHVFSAGNNGTVNDTIYTYRGTSGYANLTGNFKMAKNTITVGSIDTLLHHDPYVSKGPAYDGRIKPEIAAYSTSGSSSSAALVSGILATMQQYYKEMHQTQPPATLLKGILLNSADDAGPKGIDFLTGYGSANAKRAIEALQNQQFITGSISSSAEQVYSLEIPENVKNLKIMLIWNDPPATVNANTALVNDLDLSLRHDGSSWLPWVLNSYPHNDSLAQLPQRKADHLNNIEQITISNPSTGNYDIQINSNAFSGNQDFYIIYQWDEEDQFTWTAPTGSDNMPMQNAPNNYFRWETTFENENATLEITLDNGNSWQVISNEVDLNTGLFTWQPPQTFTMAQARMTINGSHYYSDYFTISRPLTSNIGFNCADSVMIVWESLPEAKRYAIYSPEGNYMSPITYTSDSSIILNQNQITDYQLSVAPMLNDTLTGVRRTTFDYRIQGVDCYIANFLAYEDQDAENVYLNLNLGTTYQVDKVIFQRQEQDHFVDIAEIVPISTNIPYMDVNPQQGLNHYQAKVILNSGHEIMSEIVQVHFLTEREVLLFPNPAKNNTNISVFTKNFPEDNVTFDLFTTQGQHILSKSLLSERNVITLEGLQQGIYIYTVSGSNMHYRARLVIY; encoded by the coding sequence ATGCTACCCATTACCGCTTTTTGTCAGCAACCTGACTCTGGAAAATGGGAAATGTATGTGAATAAATACGCATCCAAAAAAACATCCTCACTCAATAAAAAGGCCGAAAATTCATCCACTAAAGGCTATTTCCTTATACATTATAAAGAGACACAAAAAGATGAGTTATTAAAAAATAACCGTACTCAATTAATCAGGCAGTTAGATAATAGCACAGCTATATTCTATTCTGATAATATTAAAATGAACAGTAATCTGCCATTATGTGTACCTGCCAACAATAAATGGAAATATCCATATGATTTCACCCAACCTACGGGAGCACTTCCTAAATATTTTTCAGTAAAGGTTAGAGATTTTGAACTATGTAAGAAAATATGGAGTAATGATAAAAATATTGAAATAATAACAACATATAAGCAAACTAATACCTTCATCCTATCATTCAACCTTTCAATAGCCAAAGAATATTTCTTGGATAACGATCAAATAACTTTCATATCACCAACAAAACCATATCCTACAGAAGAAACTTCTGTGTTTGATCTTAATCTCAGCGTAAATAAAATCAACTATCTCCATCATAATTACCCGTCAATAAACGGAGATAATATTAATATTTCCATTAAAGAACAGGCCATAGATGATAATGATCTTGATATAAAAGGTCGATTAATGAACTCCATTGATGCCTCTAGCAGTACGCACGCTAATGAAATGGCCACTATAGCTGCAGGCGCCGGCAACACAGCCCCTAATAACAAAGGGGTAGCCTGGGGTAGTCTTATCTACTCTTCAAGCTACCTTAATGTTTTCCCTGATGAGACCTCCTTTTTCGCCAATAATGATATTTACCTGCAAAACCATTCATACGGTACCTCAACAGAAAATTTCTACGGCTCGCATGCAGAAGCCTATGATCAGTTTAGCCAAGACCACCCTAATATACTGCATGTATTTTCAGCTGGTAATAACGGCACCGTTAATGATACTATTTATACCTACCGGGGCACTTCAGGATATGCGAATCTTACTGGTAATTTTAAAATGGCCAAAAATACAATTACTGTAGGCTCTATTGACACCCTTCTACATCATGATCCATACGTATCTAAAGGGCCAGCTTATGATGGACGCATCAAACCTGAAATAGCTGCCTACAGCACCAGTGGTTCATCCTCTAGCGCTGCTCTGGTTTCTGGCATACTTGCCACCATGCAACAGTATTACAAAGAAATGCATCAAACCCAGCCGCCGGCCACGCTTTTAAAAGGCATTCTGCTTAACAGCGCTGATGATGCCGGACCAAAAGGCATAGACTTTCTCACTGGTTATGGCAGCGCGAATGCAAAACGTGCTATTGAAGCACTGCAAAATCAACAATTTATTACAGGTTCCATTTCTTCATCAGCAGAACAAGTTTATAGTCTGGAAATACCGGAGAACGTAAAAAACTTAAAAATTATGCTAATCTGGAATGATCCACCAGCTACTGTGAATGCTAACACTGCCCTGGTTAATGATCTGGACCTTTCACTTCGCCATGATGGTAGCAGCTGGCTACCATGGGTTCTTAACAGCTACCCTCACAACGACTCATTAGCTCAACTACCTCAAAGAAAAGCAGACCATCTTAATAATATAGAACAAATTACCATATCCAACCCTTCTACGGGCAACTATGATATACAGATAAATAGCAATGCTTTTTCCGGCAATCAGGATTTTTACATCATTTATCAGTGGGATGAAGAAGATCAATTCACCTGGACAGCCCCTACAGGAAGTGATAACATGCCGATGCAAAATGCTCCCAATAATTATTTCAGATGGGAAACCACTTTTGAGAATGAAAATGCTACACTGGAAATAACTCTAGACAACGGCAACAGCTGGCAGGTAATAAGTAATGAAGTAGACCTGAACACCGGCCTCTTCACCTGGCAACCGCCCCAGACATTTACTATGGCCCAAGCACGAATGACTATAAATGGCAGCCATTATTATTCTGACTATTTTACTATTTCACGGCCACTAACCTCCAATATTGGCTTTAACTGCGCTGACTCAGTGATGATAGTATGGGAAAGTTTGCCAGAAGCCAAGAGATATGCTATTTATTCTCCTGAAGGCAATTACATGTCTCCTATCACTTACACCAGTGATTCCTCTATAATTCTTAATCAAAACCAGATTACAGACTATCAACTCAGCGTGGCTCCTATGCTGAATGACACACTCACTGGCGTTAGACGCACTACATTTGATTACCGTATACAGGGAGTAGACTGCTACATTGCCAATTTTCTTGCCTATGAAGATCAGGATGCTGAAAATGTATATCTGAATTTAAACCTCGGCACTACTTATCAGGTAGATAAAGTGATTTTCCAAAGACAGGAACAGGATCATTTCGTAGATATTGCTGAGATTGTTCCCATCTCCACTAATATTCCCTACATGGATGTTAATCCCCAGCAAGGGCTCAATCATTATCAGGCCAAGGTCATCTTAAATTCAGGACATGAGATTATGAGCGAAATAGTTCAGGTTCATTTTCTTACAGAAAGAGAGGTGCTCCTATTTCCTAATCCAGCTAAAAACAACACTAACATAAGTGTATTCACTAAGAACTTCCCAGAAGACAATGTGACCTTTGACTTATTTACCACCCAAGGGCAGCATATATTAAGCAAATCATTACTTTCAGAAAGGAATGTGATCACCCTGGAGGGGCTTCAACAAGGAATATACATATACACTGTAAGTGGCAGTAACATGCATTACAGAGCCAGGCTGGTTATTTACTAG
- a CDS encoding M57 family metalloprotease: MFTSCEEEPTEANPQLDGSEEISAAVIQRFKDLHFNTDGIELVDGNYLVEGDMIITPEALEEMSDPIIVEGPKGEQYRTYNLVSTPRTIRVLGYQLNSTMSQGLDRAIANYNALNLGFTMQRTNSTSSWDIAVQSYGSGAGGVAGFPSGGDPYQYVNVYPGTASYGVSVVEHVMTHELGHCVGLRHTDWFNRSISCGSGGNEGGSSYGAVHIPGTPSQPNVDYNSIMLSCFSANESGNFSNYDRIALEYLY; encoded by the coding sequence ATGTTTACTTCTTGCGAGGAAGAGCCCACAGAAGCCAATCCCCAACTAGATGGCAGTGAAGAAATTTCTGCTGCAGTTATTCAAAGATTTAAGGATTTACATTTCAATACTGATGGTATTGAATTAGTTGATGGTAATTACCTGGTAGAAGGTGATATGATCATCACTCCTGAAGCTTTGGAAGAAATGTCTGATCCTATAATAGTAGAAGGACCAAAAGGCGAGCAGTATAGAACTTACAATCTGGTATCTACTCCTCGTACTATCAGAGTATTAGGTTATCAACTAAATAGTACAATGAGCCAAGGGCTTGACAGAGCAATTGCTAACTATAATGCCCTGAACTTAGGATTTACTATGCAAAGAACAAATAGTACTTCTAGCTGGGACATAGCTGTTCAAAGTTACGGTAGTGGAGCCGGTGGTGTTGCTGGTTTCCCTTCAGGTGGAGATCCTTACCAGTATGTGAATGTTTACCCAGGAACAGCTAGTTATGGTGTGAGTGTTGTTGAGCACGTTATGACTCATGAATTAGGTCATTGCGTAGGTTTACGTCACACAGACTGGTTTAACAGGTCTATCAGCTGTGGATCAGGTGGTAATGAAGGTGGTTCTTCTTACGGAGCTGTTCATATCCCAGGAACACCTTCTCAGCCTAACGTAGATTACAACTCTATTATGCTTTCATGTTTCAGTGCTAATGAAAGCGGAAACTTTTCTAACTATGATAGAATAGCGTTAGAATATCTTTATTAA
- a CDS encoding YceI family protein — translation MEAQVKTKWVLDPTHSEVSFKVKHMMISTVTGYFEKFEGAVEAEDDQFTNADVEFAIDVDSINTNNQDRDGHLKSDDFFNASEFPKITFKSKSFDGSKLVGDLTIRDVTKEIVLDVDFNGVAVDPYGQTKAGFEVTGAINRKDYKLSWSAVTEAGNVVVSDNVKLVMSAQFIKQ, via the coding sequence ATGGAAGCTCAAGTAAAAACAAAATGGGTATTAGACCCTACTCACTCAGAAGTTAGTTTTAAAGTAAAACACATGATGATTTCTACCGTAACTGGTTATTTCGAGAAATTTGAAGGAGCAGTAGAGGCAGAAGATGATCAGTTCACTAATGCTGATGTTGAGTTTGCTATAGATGTAGATTCAATCAATACTAATAACCAAGATAGAGATGGGCACTTAAAATCAGATGACTTTTTCAATGCATCTGAATTCCCTAAAATTACTTTCAAATCAAAATCTTTTGATGGATCTAAACTAGTAGGAGACCTTACTATTAGAGACGTAACTAAAGAGATAGTGTTAGATGTAGATTTTAATGGTGTAGCAGTAGACCCTTACGGACAAACTAAAGCGGGTTTTGAAGTAACAGGAGCTATTAATAGAAAAGACTATAAATTATCATGGAGCGCGGTTACAGAAGCGGGTAATGTGGTAGTTTCTGATAATGTGAAGCTTGTAATGAGCGCTCAGTTTATCAAACAATAA
- a CDS encoding YceI family protein yields MKKLAIICMGIFLIATSCNQPKKGEESSASEETEATSAEGGFSIVETSAEVKFTAYKTTDKVPVGGTFKTINFTKTNSGATPLEALDGTEFSIPVKSLNTNDATGTRDPKIVSFFFGVMTDTENITGTFKLGEDKESASVDITLNGQTANIPLTYEVTSETYYTFKGVMNLEDWDALDAVASINKACEALHTGPDGVSKTWSEVGLEAEVSFKKN; encoded by the coding sequence ATGAAAAAATTAGCAATAATATGCATGGGCATATTTTTAATAGCTACTAGTTGTAATCAACCCAAAAAGGGAGAAGAAAGCAGCGCTTCTGAAGAAACAGAAGCTACCAGTGCTGAGGGCGGATTCTCAATAGTAGAAACATCTGCCGAAGTGAAATTTACAGCATACAAAACTACAGACAAAGTACCTGTAGGAGGAACATTCAAAACCATAAACTTCACTAAAACCAATAGCGGAGCTACTCCTTTAGAAGCGCTTGATGGCACAGAGTTTAGTATACCTGTAAAAAGTCTTAATACTAATGATGCTACCGGCACCAGAGATCCTAAAATAGTATCTTTCTTTTTTGGAGTAATGACTGACACAGAAAACATCACCGGTACTTTTAAATTAGGAGAAGATAAAGAAAGTGCTTCTGTAGACATTACTTTAAATGGCCAAACAGCTAACATTCCTTTAACTTATGAAGTAACTTCAGAAACTTACTATACTTTCAAAGGGGTTATGAATCTGGAAGATTGGGATGCTCTTGACGCTGTAGCTTCTATCAACAAAGCATGTGAAGCACTACACACTGGACCTGACGGAGTAAGCAAAACCTGGAGTGAAGTAGGCTTAGAAGCTGAAGTTTCTTTCAAAAAGAATTAA
- a CDS encoding DHH family phosphoesterase, which translates to MGNFDALKESIAYLMSIYKEIEEKIKSASNIVITAHKSPDGDSIGASLGLLNFIEKLGKNATVCHPDPAPEFLYWLDTSAILFMTDAPEKITDLFKKADLIFSLDYNATDRVGEEMQVLLEQSEAEKIMIDHHLDPDNFADIMVSETKASSTAELIAELILQSGHELLLDEQIGIPLYLGIMTDTGGFRFSSVTPRTHEILAKLLNAGVKHNLIHELLNDNNTLSRMRLQGYAMSEKLLIMDDFKVGIIGLAKEELNRFGYQKGDTDGLANQVLSIRGMRVAIVFTERDGMMKISFRSKGEDHVNVLAAEHFDGGGHANAAGGRSDLPVEDTIQKLMKLVPQYFAQ; encoded by the coding sequence ATGGGTAACTTCGATGCCTTAAAAGAAAGCATAGCATATCTAATGAGTATATATAAAGAGATTGAAGAAAAAATAAAGTCGGCTTCTAATATTGTAATCACTGCACATAAGTCACCAGATGGAGATTCTATTGGCGCATCATTAGGCCTACTTAATTTTATTGAGAAGCTGGGGAAAAATGCCACGGTATGTCACCCTGATCCTGCTCCTGAGTTTTTATATTGGCTGGATACTTCTGCCATACTTTTTATGACAGATGCGCCTGAAAAAATAACTGATCTATTTAAAAAGGCCGATTTAATCTTTAGCCTTGATTATAATGCTACAGACCGGGTGGGCGAGGAGATGCAAGTTTTGCTGGAGCAGTCTGAAGCAGAGAAGATTATGATAGATCATCACCTTGATCCCGATAACTTTGCAGATATAATGGTGTCTGAAACTAAGGCATCTTCCACTGCTGAGTTGATAGCTGAACTTATTCTGCAATCAGGCCATGAATTGCTGTTAGATGAGCAGATAGGCATCCCTCTTTATTTAGGTATTATGACCGATACCGGAGGTTTCAGGTTTTCTTCCGTTACGCCGCGGACCCATGAGATTTTGGCCAAATTATTAAATGCTGGTGTAAAACATAATCTTATTCATGAGCTGCTTAATGATAATAACACCCTGAGCCGTATGCGACTGCAAGGCTATGCTATGAGCGAAAAGCTTTTGATTATGGATGATTTCAAAGTGGGAATAATCGGGTTAGCGAAAGAAGAGTTAAATAGGTTCGGCTATCAAAAAGGAGATACAGATGGCTTGGCCAATCAGGTACTTTCTATAAGAGGTATGAGAGTGGCTATAGTTTTTACCGAACGTGATGGTATGATGAAAATTTCATTTAGGTCAAAAGGCGAAGATCATGTAAATGTACTGGCAGCGGAGCATTTTGATGGTGGAGGACATGCCAATGCGGCTGGCGGCAGAAGTGACTTGCCTGTGGAGGACACGATACAGAAATTAATGAAGCTGGTGCCTCAATATTTTGCTCAATAA
- a CDS encoding IS256 family transposase — MNKQEKEELKEKALKQFLKGESLFGKDGAFSPMLKEFLEEALEAEMEDHLSSEEKGRSHGNKRNGKGQKTVKSSLGDVEINTPQDRHSSFEPRIVEKRQRILADNLEKQIIAMYGLGNSLRDIQEHIKEMYDTNISTEVLSDITDRVIPKVKEWQNRPLESVYCIVWLDAMHFKVRDEGKVKHKALYNILGINKQGNKEILGMYLSESEGANFWLQILTELQNRGLKDILIACTDNLKGFSEAIHSIYPQTDVQLCVVHQIRNSLKYVASKEQKVFIQDLKLVYQADTKDQAETALLELEEKWGKKYPVVIRSWNDNWELLSTYFDYSKPIRKLIYTTNPVEGFHRQVRKVTKSKGAFTSDMALMKLVYLVCRRIEKKWTSPLRNWGLTVQQLAIRFEGRLELELKTSQTKK; from the coding sequence ATGAACAAACAAGAGAAAGAAGAATTAAAGGAAAAAGCACTTAAACAATTTTTAAAAGGAGAATCTCTATTTGGTAAGGATGGGGCTTTCAGCCCCATGTTGAAGGAGTTCTTAGAAGAAGCTCTGGAAGCAGAAATGGAGGATCACCTATCCAGTGAAGAAAAAGGACGCTCTCATGGCAATAAGCGCAATGGCAAAGGCCAGAAAACAGTTAAGAGTAGTTTAGGAGACGTTGAGATAAATACTCCTCAAGATCGTCATAGCAGCTTTGAGCCAAGAATAGTAGAGAAACGCCAGCGTATACTGGCAGACAATCTTGAGAAGCAAATAATAGCCATGTATGGGCTAGGTAATAGTTTGAGAGATATTCAAGAGCACATCAAGGAGATGTATGACACAAATATATCAACAGAGGTGTTAAGTGATATCACAGACCGAGTGATCCCTAAAGTAAAGGAGTGGCAAAATAGGCCATTAGAATCGGTCTATTGTATTGTTTGGCTAGATGCCATGCATTTCAAGGTGCGAGATGAAGGTAAGGTGAAGCATAAAGCCCTTTATAATATTTTAGGGATCAATAAGCAGGGCAACAAGGAGATATTGGGCATGTACCTATCAGAAAGCGAAGGAGCTAATTTTTGGCTTCAGATACTTACTGAGCTACAAAATAGAGGCTTGAAAGATATTTTGATAGCCTGCACTGATAACTTGAAAGGTTTTAGTGAAGCGATACACTCCATCTACCCACAAACAGATGTTCAACTTTGTGTAGTTCATCAGATTCGAAATAGCTTGAAATATGTAGCCAGTAAAGAACAGAAAGTGTTTATACAAGATCTTAAATTAGTTTATCAAGCAGACACAAAAGATCAGGCAGAGACTGCTTTATTAGAACTGGAAGAAAAATGGGGAAAGAAATATCCTGTGGTGATACGATCTTGGAATGATAACTGGGAACTACTTAGCACTTATTTCGATTACAGTAAACCCATAAGAAAGTTAATATACACTACAAATCCAGTGGAGGGCTTTCATAGACAAGTAAGAAAAGTTACCAAGAGTAAGGGAGCATTTACCAGTGATATGGCCTTGATGAAATTAGTTTACTTAGTTTGCAGACGTATTGAGAAAAAATGGACTTCACCTTTGCGGAATTGGGGTTTGACGGTGCAGCAATTAGCCATTAGATTTGAGGGAAGATTGGAACTGGAACTAAAAACCAGTCAAACCAAAAAATAA
- a CDS encoding TIGR02117 family protein produces MKLLRRAFKGFLCLLLIPVAYLIIALVLTLTTVNSGGQSENTKRTIYLSTNGVHLDVILSKEDVNAMVLKDLRYYKKENYLSFGWGDENFYINTPTWGDLTFSNAFKAMFLKSSTLLHVTRYKQKQSDWVEIKVTDSELQKLNTYLLAAFKRDKAGNKQILPNKGYTPIDDFYKAEGSYTCFNTCNSWVNTAFKNSGLKACLWTPFDFGLMGKYD; encoded by the coding sequence ATGAAGTTATTAAGGAGAGCTTTCAAAGGTTTTTTGTGCTTGCTTTTAATTCCTGTAGCTTACCTTATAATTGCTTTGGTCCTTACTTTAACAACTGTTAATAGTGGTGGTCAATCGGAAAACACGAAGCGTACTATTTACCTAAGTACTAATGGAGTGCATTTAGATGTTATTTTGTCTAAAGAGGATGTAAATGCCATGGTGTTGAAAGACCTCAGGTATTATAAAAAAGAAAACTACCTGTCGTTTGGTTGGGGTGATGAAAATTTTTATATCAACACGCCAACCTGGGGAGATTTAACCTTTAGCAATGCCTTTAAAGCTATGTTTTTGAAAAGTAGCACCCTGCTACATGTTACTCGTTATAAACAAAAGCAGTCAGATTGGGTAGAGATAAAAGTAACTGATAGCGAATTACAAAAACTGAATACCTATTTGCTGGCAGCATTCAAGAGAGATAAAGCAGGAAATAAGCAAATATTACCCAATAAGGGATACACCCCGATTGATGATTTTTATAAGGCAGAAGGAAGTTATACCTGCTTTAATACATGCAATAGTTGGGTAAATACTGCCTTTAAAAATAGCGGCCTCAAAGCCTGTCTATGGACTCCCTTTGACTTTGGTTTGATGGGGAAGTATGATTGA
- a CDS encoding IS110 family transposase, which produces MKKMRANAAGIDIGAKHIFVSVENKDVRVFETFTESFKEASCYLLSEGIETVAMEATGVYWIILYEILESAGLDVWLVDGRQTRQVPGRKTDVKDCQWIQQLHSHGLLNRCFVPDAQVKEVRAYQRLREDHLRTASMHVNHMQKALIEMNIRLKEVLSQIYGASGLAIIEAILAGERDAQKLLSLCHSSIREKKASQVIKALSGYYTESGLFALGQAYGGYKFYKQQILACDQKLEEVMKRFNNYDSDMESKNEIDSVKDRKPVRHNKPDIDHLGGHLLKIFSGKDATCLPGITDYTWLQLYSEIGMELCKWPSEKHFTSWLGLSPGQHQSGKKNKTRNRKYRPKAGQIFRQIAQSLIESKKIALGAFGRRLKSKRGPGIATKATARKLAVLYWRLMVKGLDYTERGIKAYEEKMQLHRERWLVKTAKELGYELEQIPI; this is translated from the coding sequence ATGAAAAAGATGAGAGCAAATGCTGCAGGCATAGATATAGGAGCCAAGCACATTTTCGTATCCGTGGAAAACAAGGATGTTCGTGTTTTTGAGACTTTCACTGAAAGTTTTAAAGAGGCATCGTGTTATTTATTATCAGAGGGGATCGAGACAGTGGCCATGGAAGCCACCGGCGTTTACTGGATCATCCTTTATGAGATCCTAGAATCAGCAGGTTTAGATGTCTGGTTAGTAGATGGGCGCCAGACAAGACAAGTACCAGGTCGAAAGACTGATGTAAAGGACTGTCAATGGATTCAGCAACTTCATAGTCATGGCTTATTGAATCGCTGTTTTGTTCCCGATGCTCAAGTGAAGGAAGTTCGTGCTTACCAGCGGTTGCGAGAAGATCATCTCAGAACAGCCTCTATGCATGTAAACCACATGCAAAAGGCGCTAATAGAGATGAACATCCGGCTCAAAGAAGTGCTCAGTCAGATATATGGCGCCAGTGGTCTGGCGATCATAGAAGCCATCCTGGCAGGGGAACGTGATGCCCAAAAGCTCTTATCCCTGTGCCATAGCAGTATTAGAGAAAAGAAAGCCTCTCAAGTCATCAAGGCACTTTCAGGCTATTATACCGAGTCAGGGTTATTTGCTTTGGGACAGGCATACGGTGGTTACAAATTTTATAAACAACAAATACTGGCATGTGACCAAAAACTGGAAGAAGTCATGAAGCGGTTCAATAACTACGATTCAGATATGGAAAGCAAAAATGAAATAGATTCTGTCAAAGATCGAAAACCTGTTAGACATAATAAACCTGATATAGACCACTTAGGAGGACACCTGCTCAAAATCTTTTCAGGCAAAGATGCTACGTGTTTACCGGGTATTACCGATTATACCTGGCTACAATTGTATTCTGAAATAGGCATGGAACTTTGTAAGTGGCCCAGCGAGAAACACTTCACTTCATGGCTAGGATTATCTCCAGGTCAACACCAGTCTGGCAAGAAAAATAAAACCAGAAACAGAAAGTACAGGCCAAAGGCAGGACAAATATTCAGACAAATAGCCCAAAGTTTAATAGAAAGCAAAAAGATAGCACTGGGAGCTTTTGGGCGTAGATTGAAAAGCAAAAGAGGTCCAGGCATAGCCACTAAAGCTACCGCCCGAAAACTGGCCGTACTCTACTGGCGGCTTATGGTAAAAGGGCTTGATTACACAGAACGGGGCATCAAAGCATATGAAGAAAAAATGCAGCTCCATAGGGAAAGATGGCTAGTAAAAACAGCTAAAGAATTAGGTTATGAGCTTGAACAAATACCTATTTAG
- a CDS encoding type II toxin-antitoxin system RelE/ParE family toxin: MALEIVWTEEASEGLDEIINYLERKWTQREIKRFFVRLEDCLEKICRAPHQQKDSLRKPGTKEYQHSPHTTIFYTYDDRVVNILRIWTNMKNPSSM; this comes from the coding sequence ATGGCTTTAGAAATTGTTTGGACTGAAGAAGCCAGTGAAGGACTCGATGAAATCATTAATTATTTAGAAAGGAAATGGACTCAAAGGGAGATCAAAAGATTCTTTGTCAGGCTTGAAGACTGTTTGGAGAAAATATGTAGAGCACCGCATCAGCAGAAGGATTCCTTAAGAAAGCCAGGAACAAAGGAATACCAGCATTCACCTCACACAACCATATTTTATACTTACGATGATAGAGTGGTAAATATTTTAAGAATATGGACCAATATGAAGAATCCCAGTAGTATGTAA